The DNA region TCCGGAAAGGTCAAAGCGGCCGAGAGCGTGAGGAACATAACGCTCGCAGACCTTGGAGTTGAAAATCACGCCCGGGAGAAGCCCTGGAGCGAAGTGCTCAATCCCGAGAACGTTTTAGTCTTCGTTGATACGTCCCAAAGAGAGGATCGTTTCGAGAAACAAAGAAAAGGCAGCGACAGCAGGGAGAACCCACTGGAGGCCAAAATAGTTGCCGAAATAGTCAAGCGTCTATTCGGGATCGGTCTGAAGCCAGAGTCCGTTGGTGTAATAACTCCCTACGACGACCAGAGAGACCTGCTAAGCACGCTTCTTCCGGAGGATGTTGAAGTCAAGACCGTGGATGGATACCAGGGAAGAGAGAAGGAGGCAATAGTGATTTCCTTCGTCCGTTCTAATCCCTGGGGAGAACTGGGTTTCCTCACCGACTTAAGGAGACTGAACGTATCGCTAACCAGAGCCAGGAGGAAGCTAATAGCCGTGGGTGATGCCTCAACCCTGAGTTCACATCCCACCTACCGCAGGTTCCTGGAATTTGTCAGCAGGGAGGGTGTACTGGTGAGACTGCAATAAATCCAACCGAACCAAAATTGAAACGCCCCAGAGTGCAATACGATATCGGGACTAGACCGATTATCGGAGACTGCAAAAATGTGAGAACCTCGGAAAAATAACAAAACAGGTAACGAACCTTCGAAAAGTTTATATCCAGTGATGGCTCAAAAAGGTACAAGATCGCTAAAAGGCAGAGGGCCTTAGGTAAATTACATTGAAGTGGGTGGTTATGATGGCACCACATAATGTAGTCCGTGTTAAGTCCGGGATTCCGGGTCTGGATGACCTCATCCAGGGTGGATTTCCACAGGGCACCACTATTCTGGTCACCGGACCAACCGGTACAGGGAAGACAACGTTTGGGGCTCAGTTTGTTTACAAGGGTGCCGAACTGTATAATGAACCCGGTGTTATCGTCACCCTTGAGGAGCGAGTAAGCGACCTAAGAAAGGAAATGAAAAGCTTCGGGTGGGACTTCCAGAAGTATGAAGACGAAGGAAAGATAGCCCTCATTGACGGAGTAAGCTCGGTGGCTGGACTCCCCAGTGAGGAGAGGTTCGTGCTGGAAGAGGGCCTCAATGTTGAGGGCTTTCTACGGTATATCTACCGGGTTATCAAGGCAATAAACGCCAAGAGAGTACTGATAGATTCGGTACCATCGATAGCAATAAGGCTCAGAGAGGAGAAAAACATCAGAGAACTCCTGCTCAGGCTCAACACGATACTCCTGGAGATGGGGGTTACAACGATCCTCACGACTGAGGCAGAGGATCCAAAGAGGGACAAGCTCAGCAGGTACGGCGTGGAAGAGTTCATAGCGAGGGGTGTTATTCTCCTCGATCTCGTTGAGAAGGACATCGAGCTTAAGAGGTACATTCTCATAAGGAAGATGAGAGAAACCAAGCATTCCATGAAGAAATATCCCTTTGAGATAACAGAGGAGGGCATAGTCGTCTATCCGAGCGGCGAGATATACTAAAGGCCGGCGGTGATAAGGAGTGGTGGTCAACAGGATCAAGACCGGCGTGATAGATTCCCTTATCCAAGGTGGAGTACCCGAGGGAAGCGTTGTACTGGTCATAGGGGACCCCAAATCGGGGAAGACAATCTTCCAGATGCAACTCCTTTACAACCAGGTCGTCCTGCATGGAATGCCCGGCCTCGTGGTTCTCGTTGACATGCCAAAGAAGGAGTTCCTCGAGATCTCAAAGGAGTTCGGCTGGGACTTCGCTCCAATACTCGACGAGTACCTTTACCTTGTCGATGCTTACTCTCACAGGATAAAGAGCGCCCCCAAGTTCTCGTTCTCAGAGGATGTTATAATAGACCCCTCCAGCCCGACCCAGATAGCAAAGTTCGTTAGAGATACCACCACCAGCCTCGTCT from Thermococcus zilligii AN1 includes:
- a CDS encoding ATPase domain-containing protein, with the protein product MAPHNVVRVKSGIPGLDDLIQGGFPQGTTILVTGPTGTGKTTFGAQFVYKGAELYNEPGVIVTLEERVSDLRKEMKSFGWDFQKYEDEGKIALIDGVSSVAGLPSEERFVLEEGLNVEGFLRYIYRVIKAINAKRVLIDSVPSIAIRLREEKNIRELLLRLNTILLEMGVTTILTTEAEDPKRDKLSRYGVEEFIARGVILLDLVEKDIELKRYILIRKMRETKHSMKKYPFEITEEGIVVYPSGEIY
- a CDS encoding RAD55 family ATPase; this encodes MVVNRIKTGVIDSLIQGGVPEGSVVLVIGDPKSGKTIFQMQLLYNQVVLHGMPGLVVLVDMPKKEFLEISKEFGWDFAPILDEYLYLVDAYSHRIKSAPKFSFSEDVIIDPSSPTQIAKFVRDTTTSLVSSGHTGQMVGVITSITPLFFESERSEIYKFLEELKDIAHRYKQIWFIEVNTGVERPEVEAMVKAIVDGIIELKMVEEGRALRRYIRVYGMRRTAHSLSWFPYEITPSGIVLRG